GCTCCAACCTCAAGCTACGAAAGCCTTTTTCAagttgatgaaagtgagacagagcggcatcttgtactctcgtaaTATGTTGATGAGTTCCAAAACAGTGTGCATGTGGTCAATCGCACAGAATCCTTCTCGAAACCCTACTTCCTTGCATGGCTGCCTTCCAGAAGTGAGTGAGAAtgtgtagatgacggacagtaaacAGATTGGGTGATATTTGCAGATGTCATGTGGaactccctttttatacaacaacacagtcttgctggtcttccactgtttactTGCATTCCGATAGGTAACGTGTGTGGAGCCTGGCCAGTGTGTTGAGTACTGGCGAAAGGTTTTTCTGATGTTCAGGCTTGACTCTGTCGAGACCgggtgaagtacgattcttcactgacatgatagcatgtcgtacttcggacgggagaaaCTCTGGATTAAgtagtttgaatgttctcttgtcttgaaacctcggcatattctgtctatgttttgtgatagtgtgcctgcgaggtttttagatggaactctttatttgcctgacgtttcggcttttttgccgtcttcagagacctaaatagaggatgactggagtaatgctacgtttatcccgtcaagtgccacactaccctgggtcagtgtttcgataatcgttcagggtagtgaaaacagaaacccatctacattgaaattaGTCTTACTTGTTGTTCCACCgaatgtggcgcggctggtagcacgcacttgtcactcagtgtaccagcgaatgagtattgctgcgtgtagatccccagcgacgatatagataaTTTGATTTACACAAAGAATATCAggggttataggtcacagagcggtacaagtggcgagaactcattcgttatcaacaagcattcattccttttatttattgaagggtttcttttaaaaatccaaaacgcctccaacgtcttccttgccaatatttctgttttgtgagccagtataacgcatttcacatcgtagtTGTTTCCGTTGCGGtcctcatgtctgtgccttcctagaggtgtcatcaaactttttcgtcgttttcctgccatGTGTTCGTTAATCCTCAGtgagatggtattttaggcaaaatttgactcacgaCTGAAGTTCCTTAATAGAatcgtgagtcaaattttgcctaaaataccatctcaTTTATCGAACACGCATCATTTCCTTGAGCGATTACGCAATGCGAGAGTTGAGGGCAACAGCGTAATAGAGTCCTTTGATGTGGCCTCACTCTACGcgaatgtaaaaaacagtgaggcgtTGAAagctctctctgagatgacagatttatatggtaacaacttggaaacatatggacctagtaaatctcgcataacaacacttatcaaggaatgcctgaattgtaaCATCTTCAGGtagtcaggaaattatttcgcacAACTGAGAAggctagcaatgggtcaacgattagcaccagtactggcgatctgcttTATGAGCAGAAGAACCAGTGCTTTCGCGTAGACGAATAATGTcttgcagatatattgacgactgATGCATCATAATATCAACacagtccgaaatggacgagtgtttccgagtactcaaccaacaatcgcaatacATAACATtcacacgagaaaccccaaaagaaggatggcttctTCACttcaacacacaaataagtgcttcaaacggcattattagagtaaagtggtatcgcaaagaaagttgcaagaacatcatattgcacgccaaatctgcacatccgactgcagtaaaacgcgcagtgattcctttacgaaaccctgcttgctcccATGGCTTCATCTAACATCTTCTCAATCCTGATAAGGATCACTTCTGTAAAGAGCTTCTGAATGACAGATAGTAAGCAGACTGGGAGATAGTTGCCAATGTCATGTTGATCACCCTTCTTGTACAACAACACTGTCTTGCTCGTCTTCCACTGGTTAGGAGTTTTGAATTCCGAGGTAACGTATAAAGAGTCTCGCCAGAGTTTTGATAAGAACTGGCGGAAGTTTCTTCAGAAGTTCAGATCTTATCCTGTCGGGACCAGGTgtcgtacgatttcttaccgacatgatagcgtTTCGTACTTTGCACGaggaacctctggaatgacatgtccgtcttccctcagacggtgaggaggcaagtggacatggctgtcaaagagatcagagtaggagtcgtagatgattttctccattccccttctcgaagcaatggttgttccctttggATTCAGGAGAGCAGTCATACTCGTCTTGCGACTAGCGTAGTCTCGACGGACATAGTGGATGCTTAtgcccgcctctgcagcttcagccagcacttttgctcttctctcttcagtgtcttcctttatcgcccctctgcaaagctttgcgaTCTCAGACGTCAGTTTTTGGTTCCTTGTGGCtagtgctgctccacgctggcgtaatGCAAGAGTTTCACGGACGTGTCTTGATGGTTTTCAACTCGTAGTCTTcctcgtgcagtcgtgaaagtgttcaacaagccggtcataacCCTCGATGCTGTCCactgcggaatcttcccaaaagacggctagcgtagcgaagagatcccagttgatgatagttctgggatttctccctctgaacttggcggctttctctgctctccttgtgaaagaaaatcttcctcggaaaAGGCGATGGTCCAATCACCTATAGAACTCAgctacaacagcgacatcagTCAGACAGAACTTATACTGACGACGATGtagtctatttcattactgtACCCCCCACCGGGTGACTTCCACTTTGaggctcgtttttttttgttccgaaatcctcaagaTAATACCCCATAATGTGATTAAGCGTTGTACCATTGCTCACAAAGGTACCACGTTCAATCACATTATGCGTAGTCAGGACTCATAGAGAATCCCTACTTTGCGCGGTACTGTTCTCTATTTTTGTCTGCTTCTACTAACTAAGCATAGCTGTTTATCAGTCTTTTCGTTACGCTTTTTCTCTATAAGATTCTGAGGAGCGGTGTAACGCAGTAGGTTCCGCTGTTGCTGCATGATGGACAAGAGATTCGGATCTGCTCCAGAGCCAAGCTAGGCTTTCTTTCGCTCGgaatcgataaattagtaccggATTAGTCTGGAAGCATAAGAACCCTGACGAGATAGATCGGATAGCCTCTGGAAGTCACTGTAAAgctgcacgcgcgttcataaaccctAAACGAAGACTAAGTTGACGTCCAACGCGTAAGCACGTCTCCTCagggattgactaacgccgtGCACACTATCCTTTATCGTTTATAAAATCCAGTAGACTAGCTCCTAGTTCTCTGTAGCTTTATGGGTGTAGTCTAAGACTCTGCACACAAATGTCCAAGACGGGAAATTAACAACAAGGATTGTTGCACATTAGTCGCCTGGACTTTCGCTAAATGGCATCAGCTTATTCTAAAATGAGCTACACCGCCGTAGCCGTTTTACGGATTTTTGGCActggcaccaactcgacgcctgtggaccggtcgcaccccgttttatagctatctggcgccgacgcaCCAACCCGACCGCGCGGGACCTGCCGAACCCCATTGTATGGACATCTGGCGTCGGTGCACCACTTCGACGCctgtggacccatcgcaccctcttctatagctCTATAGGTATACACCAGTCTCAACGTTCGTCTATAACCAGACttcattttccttctccttttcgACTTCGCTTGCCTTCACCCTTCAACATGTGTAATGATTCAAGATTTCATCGATATCTCCCAGCAGTTTACaagctttaaaatttttgatcaCAGCCTATAGTATACGTGGAACTTTCTAAAGTGACTTGCAATTGAATAATCAGCTTCTTGGGTACATTTGAGGAATGGTACCTTCAAgtgttcctcctgttttcccctaacaattatcacagaatgatgatTTAACaggaaatgacgtgaacggcaccatcgtactgataaagatagtgttccacgtcagatcatgtgaatgttggctactatttaagcaggcGTTTGCAATCATGCTGtccaagaaatttgaaaattcaggTTTCGAATGTTGGAAATCTTCGGCGCCTAaggtgcaaaagaaatgtctacgagtaatataatacaatCCCGAATTTCATTCGTAGACGATAATTAGCCGACATAACTAATCGTGATTGGTGTAATTCACTAGGAAGTTGATCACTGCTTCCATCCGTGTTCTTTCTTGTGAAAGTCGGAAGAAATTGAGTCTACACAATCTCTACAGTCTACATTCTGTCAAGCAGAACTAGCACACTTTACaagctttcaaatttttgatcacAGCCTATAGTATACGTGGAACTTTCTGAAGTGTTTTGCAATTGAATATTCAACTTCTTGGGTACATTTAAGGAATGGTACCTTCAACTGGTTCAACTGGTTCGGTATCAGCTGATTTATGGACCGGAAACAATACGTCGATCATCGGCCCAGTACTCATTTTATTCTATTGCACGCGAAATCCTGGACCCAAACATGACTACGACCTCAAGGGATTATTAGCTTGGTCAGACTCGCAATCGCACAACGAATCCGTGTGAGTTTTTCAAGCCAAGAAGTACTCGTTCAAAGAAAGCTATACATCGCCGATTGATAGAAATCCATCACACATTGAGCGAATGATGGCAAGCGAAGCAGCTAAAAAATCCTGCAAGATGTACGCTAGAAGTgcaggcagaaaaaaattacaggaaaGACTTTTACTAAATTTCTacagaaatgtttgaaaagcaAGACAGGTACAAAGAAGTATCGCAAGGGCATTTGTGGTTATAGTGTTCCGCTAACAGCGAGAACGAATAATTATTCgcaccttttcttttcgagaaatGGAAATGATTAGGAAGCGGTTGTACTCAAATATGTTCCTCAAGTCCACAGGCTACCTTAGGCTTGCTTAGGCTCAGGTTAGGCTTATTTCTTAGGC
This window of the Necator americanus strain Aroian chromosome III, whole genome shotgun sequence genome carries:
- a CDS encoding hypothetical protein (NECATOR_CHRIII.G12369.T1), with the protein product MPRFQDKRTFKLLNPEFLPSEVRHAIMSVKNRTSPGLDRVKPEHQKNLSPVLNTLARLHTRYLSECK
- a CDS encoding hypothetical protein (NECATOR_CHRIII.G12370.T1) — translated: MTGLLNTFTTARGRLRVENHQDTGAIKEDTEERRAKVLAEAAEAGISIHYVRRDYASRKTSMTALLNPKGTTIASRRGMEKIIYDSYSDLFDSHVHLPPHRLREDGHVIPEVPRAKYETLSCRNFRQFLSKLWRDSLYVTSEFKTPNQWKTSKTVLLYKKGDQHDIGNYLPVCLLSVIQKLFTEVILIRIEKMLDEAMGASRVS